The nucleotide window GCACCCGTGGCAGCGTTCGGCGTCGTACTGATCGGGATCACGACTGTGATGGCGAGACCGAGTTGGGCGGCGTTCACCGACCCGGCGCCGATCTCGGGTGCCACCCTCAGTGCGTACACGATTCCGGCCACAACCCTCAGCTGTGGCACGCTCGCGGTCGGAGCAGTCACCTTCACCTGGACGGCAGTTCCCAACGCGACCAACTACACGCTGCATTACGGATCCGGAGGCGTACAGACAGCCATCGTCTCGGGCACCAGTCGGCGAGTGACGGGCGTGATCGCCAGCGGCACCGCCTGGGTGGAGGTCAATCGCTCGTTCGGGACCGGGAGCACGACCTGGACCTCGGCCCAATCCAACCGCCGCACCTACAGCATCACTGCAGCTGTGATCGCTCTGTGCAGCTGACCGGGCCGTCGTCTCCCTCCGCCACCTGCACCCGCCGCGCCGGTGGATCGCAATCGCAGGAGGTTCGGCACCCATACCCGCCCCAGAAGCGCCAGAACCTCCTTCGATCTGCTCAGCCGAGCACAGCGCGGATCCAGGTTGAGCCGATCTGCCGGTGAGGGTGAGCGCTGATCAGCTACCCGGCCCCGACATCGCCCGGCCCGGGACAGCCGCGCGCAGAATCTTCTCCCGCTGCCGATGTTTCGGGTGCGCGGGGCGATTTCGGGTGCGCGGGGCGAGTTCGGGTGCGAGAACTGGCCGGGCCCGGATCTCGATGACCCGGCCGGAGCTCGGTGGATGCCGCCTGATCCAGACCCAGGGTCGGATGCTGGTCGGGTGAGGTGCGGAGTTGCACCGCGTGCAAGACTGTTCAGCGGAAGAACTTTGCGTGCTCTGGGGTCGGTGTAACTCCGAGCCGGCGGTAACAGTCCGCGACCCGTTCACAGCCAGTGAGCGGTTGATCAGGTGAAACTCCTGGACCGACGGTGAAAGTCCGGATGGGAAGCGCACGCGGAGAGTCGATGCCGTTCTTGTTCGGTGTCGGTGCTGCCGGCTATCCGCCGCTGCTCATCGATCACCATTCCAGACGGCCGATTTCTCTGACGCCCCGGAGTCCGTCGGACCGAGGGAGCGATGATCACCGAACAGTACGAAGCAGACGCAGCTCAGCCGTACGACGCCGACGTCCAAGCAGCCCGTCACGACGATGCCGCGCGGGCCCGTCGCGTCGATGCCACGGAGCCGACACGGTACGAGAAGCAGGCGATGGAGCGAGCCCTGGAGCTGGCGCGCACCGGCGACTTCCGCCGCCGCGGCGGCAACCCGCGGGTCGGCTGCGTGGTGCTCGACGCGTCCGGGGTGCCGATCGCCGACGGACATCATCGCGGTGCCGGGGAGCCGCACGCCGAGGTGGTCGCGCTGGCCGCGGCCGGATCGGGCGCCCGCGGCGGCAGCGCCGTCGTCACCCTCGAACCCTGCAACCACACGGGTCGCACCGGCCCGTGCACCGAGGCGCTGATCGCGGCCGGCATCTCACGAGTGATCTTCGCTCAGCCCGACCCCAATCCGTTGGCGGCCGACGGTGCGCAGCGACTGCGAGCCGCCGGCGTCACCGTACTGAGCGGATGGCGGGCTGCCGAGGCGACCAAGATCAACTTCAAATGGACCTTCGCTCAGCAGCACCGCCGGCCGTTCGTGCGGCTCAAGCTGGCCAGCACCTTGGACGGCCGGGTCGCGGCCCGTGACGGCAGCAGCCGGTGGATCACCTCGGCACCTGCCCGCGCCGACGGGCACCGGCTGCGGGCACACTGTGACGCCGTGCTGGCCGGCACCGGCACGATCCTGGCCGACGACCCGCGGCTTACCGCCAGGCCCGGTAAATCGGTGGAGTCGCCGCAGCAGCCGGGAGCGGTGATGGAGGAGGCAACCGTGGGCGGCGAGATCGAGCAGCCGATCAGGGCGGTCTTCGGCACCAGCGCGCTGCCGCCCGACGCGATGATCTTCGACGACGCCGCCGAAACGGTCCTGCTGCGGACCCGTTCGCCGAAGCAGGCCCTGGCCGAGTTGCGTGGGCTCGGGGTTTCGTCGGTGCTGAT belongs to Microlunatus elymi and includes:
- the ribD gene encoding bifunctional diaminohydroxyphosphoribosylaminopyrimidine deaminase/5-amino-6-(5-phosphoribosylamino)uracil reductase RibD, whose product is MITEQYEADAAQPYDADVQAARHDDAARARRVDATEPTRYEKQAMERALELARTGDFRRRGGNPRVGCVVLDASGVPIADGHHRGAGEPHAEVVALAAAGSGARGGSAVVTLEPCNHTGRTGPCTEALIAAGISRVIFAQPDPNPLAADGAQRLRAAGVTVLSGWRAAEATKINFKWTFAQQHRRPFVRLKLASTLDGRVAARDGSSRWITSAPARADGHRLRAHCDAVLAGTGTILADDPRLTARPGKSVESPQQPGAVMEEATVGGEIEQPIRAVFGTSALPPDAMIFDDAAETVLLRTRSPKQALAELRGLGVSSVLIEGGPGAAAAFLEAGLVDEVINYVAPVILGSGPAAVGDLGIDTIADALRGRITDVRSVGDGTDLCVRITTRLATADTKIDHEIEE